From a single Shewanella donghaensis genomic region:
- a CDS encoding phospholipase effector Tle1 domain-containing protein, with protein sequence MKPTLFFYLFLLSGCQQIAPTNIDKIEEQQNVNNQSEIDKSILPSNYEITGFSTCPIDREALQTLIHVKNGFLIPNSNLGNTVNNTSLSIEEMNQWLHVFNRIENSFPPAVFNFDDERQVSFFIFDGTWNDKDNGEPNTVPAKLHHQLIQSQDHRVKTHYYHGVGTRTTLIKELSEGVTGNGAEERAIQALDELKAQTEKTGIAPHVYSIGFSRGAASARHFLNLVDDYYFQEKSFHSSENLLFSKPRLYSMLFDTVATGQLDNLRLEIPLSTMSVIHFVATSEERTHFPITRINVPTNDLIIEETIVEVDLPGVHSDIGGGYGDTLEKLSHSLANLWLEKQGIYLPSIDYDIQGLLNMGRNDSRWLPLGKIDSNNKRKESPNKVTEQFTLTDPNIETDLNEMLERAALLATSATQTLLRQRQKIDSGEKQTFQGLVINLYPKDYSLKVNTNCPESVSINKSEGVIEVLGQPFIALTPEYLKQLRSTDGLIHTYPAPNKQNYIPNSLYHNTTKP encoded by the coding sequence ATGAAACCAACGTTGTTTTTTTATTTGTTTTTACTGTCCGGCTGCCAGCAGATAGCCCCAACAAACATTGATAAAATTGAAGAACAGCAGAATGTTAATAATCAATCTGAAATTGATAAATCAATTTTACCAAGTAACTATGAGATTACAGGTTTTTCAACCTGTCCTATAGATAGAGAAGCTCTACAAACTCTAATACATGTAAAAAATGGTTTCTTGATACCAAACTCAAATTTAGGAAATACTGTTAATAATACCTCATTGTCCATAGAGGAAATGAATCAATGGCTTCACGTTTTCAACCGCATTGAAAACTCTTTCCCGCCAGCTGTATTTAATTTTGATGATGAAAGGCAGGTGTCTTTTTTCATTTTTGACGGGACTTGGAACGATAAAGATAATGGAGAGCCAAATACTGTTCCAGCGAAACTACATCACCAGCTAATTCAATCACAAGACCATAGAGTTAAAACACACTACTATCATGGAGTTGGAACAAGAACAACATTGATTAAAGAGCTTTCGGAAGGGGTTACAGGTAACGGAGCAGAAGAGAGAGCAATTCAAGCGCTTGACGAACTCAAAGCTCAAACAGAGAAAACTGGAATAGCTCCTCATGTTTATTCGATTGGTTTTAGTCGGGGAGCAGCCAGCGCTAGGCACTTTTTAAACCTTGTAGACGATTACTACTTCCAAGAAAAATCATTTCATTCAAGTGAGAATTTGTTGTTTTCAAAACCCCGTCTTTATTCAATGCTTTTTGATACTGTAGCAACAGGACAATTAGACAATTTAAGGCTTGAAATTCCACTAAGTACTATGTCTGTTATACATTTTGTTGCTACATCAGAGGAAAGAACACATTTCCCAATAACAAGAATTAATGTCCCTACAAATGATTTAATAATTGAAGAGACAATTGTAGAAGTGGATTTACCAGGAGTTCACAGTGATATTGGGGGCGGGTATGGTGATACTCTCGAAAAGCTCTCTCATTCTCTAGCTAATCTGTGGTTAGAAAAGCAAGGGATTTACCTTCCATCTATAGACTATGATATCCAAGGTCTTTTGAATATGGGGAGAAACGACTCTAGATGGTTACCTTTAGGAAAAATCGACAGCAATAACAAGCGTAAAGAATCTCCAAATAAAGTTACTGAACAATTTACTCTTACCGATCCTAATATAGAAACAGATCTGAATGAAATGTTGGAAAGAGCAGCTCTTCTAGCTACAAGTGCTACACAAACCCTCTTAAGGCAAAGACAAAAAATAGACTCAGGGGAAAAACAAACATTTCAAGGGTTAGTGATTAACCTTTATCCAAAAGACTACTCACTTAAAGTGAATACTAATTGTCCCGAAAGTGTTTCGATAAACAAAAGTGAAGGTGTTATTGAAGTTTTAGGTCAGCCTTTTATAGCGTTAACTCCTGAGTATTTGAAGCAGCTGAGGTCAACTGATGGATTAATTCACACATACCCTGCTCCTAATAAGCAAAACTATATTCCAAATTCACTGTACCACAACACAACCAAACCGTAA
- a CDS encoding tyrosine-type recombinase/integrase: MAAINKLSDTLLRKIVGKPYVGKTVIADGDGLSVRISKTGVIGWVFRYRLGGRETNPKWASLGKYPETSIKQARAKRDQCREWLDNGEDPVIQLSLVKVKRKEAVTVKDALEYWLVEYATEHRKNVDKTKAQFERHLYPYIGKYPLEKTTKPQWLECFDRIKKGIPNERKGAPVAAGQVLQGAKQALLFCRKREYATSYVIDDLTTTDVGKKQNKRDRVLTEVELQNVIELVKSGSIKEYYSNLIWLLIIFGARTQEIRLSTWNEWDFEKGLWTVPKANSKTSELIIRPIPISMYSWLKRLKAKNQKSGYVLGEFKNPEAVSAYGGAIWKKLGHESKWTFHDFRRTLATRLSDIGVAPHIVEHLLGHSISGVAGIYNRSQYIDEKTIALDKWLTALGEFNPENVIHEKQSQ; this comes from the coding sequence ATGGCGGCTATTAATAAGTTATCAGACACGTTATTACGTAAGATTGTAGGCAAACCCTATGTGGGGAAAACTGTCATTGCAGATGGTGATGGGCTATCTGTTCGTATATCAAAAACAGGCGTAATTGGTTGGGTTTTTAGATACCGACTTGGTGGGCGGGAAACTAATCCTAAGTGGGCTAGTTTGGGAAAATACCCAGAAACGTCAATCAAACAAGCTAGAGCTAAACGAGATCAGTGTCGAGAATGGTTAGATAACGGCGAAGATCCTGTTATTCAGTTATCACTGGTGAAAGTTAAACGTAAAGAAGCGGTAACAGTTAAAGATGCGCTTGAATATTGGCTGGTGGAATATGCCACAGAGCATCGAAAAAACGTTGATAAGACAAAAGCCCAATTTGAACGTCATTTATACCCCTATATTGGAAAGTATCCTTTAGAGAAAACCACTAAACCGCAATGGTTGGAATGTTTTGATCGAATTAAGAAGGGTATCCCTAATGAACGAAAGGGAGCTCCAGTCGCAGCAGGTCAAGTCTTGCAAGGGGCAAAGCAAGCATTGTTATTTTGTAGAAAGAGAGAGTATGCCACCAGCTACGTTATTGATGACTTAACGACTACAGATGTTGGTAAAAAGCAAAATAAGCGTGATAGGGTGCTAACAGAAGTTGAACTGCAAAATGTCATTGAGCTAGTGAAATCGGGCTCTATCAAGGAATACTATTCAAACTTAATCTGGTTATTAATCATTTTTGGTGCACGAACTCAAGAAATTCGATTATCTACCTGGAACGAATGGGATTTTGAAAAAGGTCTCTGGACTGTTCCTAAAGCCAACAGTAAAACGTCAGAGTTAATTATTCGACCAATCCCTATCAGTATGTATTCTTGGCTTAAAAGATTGAAAGCCAAAAATCAAAAGTCTGGGTATGTATTGGGTGAGTTTAAAAACCCAGAAGCTGTTAGCGCATATGGTGGTGCGATTTGGAAAAAATTAGGTCATGAATCGAAGTGGACATTTCATGACTTTAGGCGAACATTGGCTACCCGCCTTAGTGATATAGGCGTCGCACCGCATATTGTTGAGCACCTATTAGGTCACTCAATTAGTGGGGTCGCGGGGATCTATAACCGTAGTCAGTATATAGATGAGAAAACAATAGCACTTGATAAATGGCTTACTGCTTTAGGTGAGTTTAATCCCGAAAATGTCATACATGAAAAGCAATCTCAATAG
- a CDS encoding ATP-binding protein, with protein MQRLLLGKLLEWKDKVERKPLLVDGARQTGKTYLLQSLLGSKFERTLRIDFLESPEMAEAFTGSLTPADIISNIELLTGEMFEPTTDLLILDEIGECPRAVTALKYFAEKAPHMYIAASGSNIGLLDSFPVGKVEQHNLRPLSFHEFLLASNEAPLIKAFEGQVNNAAAHSKLFDKLTDYYFTGGMPEAVSSWFALANDGILERIEAVSRVQADLISGYQRDFGKYSGKVDTGLIEAVFNNVPSQLSAVIDESVKRFKFKGVHERKSRYSDLESAITWLERCRLVLKNYPVDGMPKSPLAAYKKDNMVKLFLFDVGLLNHMLGVSYKEVKQQGYEYKGYVAENFVQQELAVQGIDPTYSWGDARAEIEFIIADDEGRIVPIEVKSGKRTRAKSLESYITKCQPHKTIKLTGTQGSPATEQTNLVIPLYFTEFAMKQHLKS; from the coding sequence ATGCAAAGGTTATTACTGGGTAAGCTATTAGAGTGGAAAGACAAGGTTGAGCGTAAACCCTTACTCGTTGACGGTGCTCGACAGACTGGCAAAACCTACCTACTGCAAAGCTTACTGGGGAGCAAATTCGAACGCACTTTACGAATCGACTTTCTTGAATCTCCCGAGATGGCTGAGGCTTTTACTGGTTCACTCACCCCTGCTGATATCATCTCTAATATTGAGCTACTGACAGGTGAGATGTTCGAACCTACCACTGATCTGCTTATATTGGATGAGATAGGTGAATGCCCACGAGCGGTCACCGCACTTAAGTACTTCGCTGAGAAAGCGCCCCACATGTATATTGCGGCTAGTGGCTCTAATATTGGCTTACTCGACAGCTTCCCTGTTGGCAAAGTCGAACAGCATAATCTTCGCCCCCTCTCCTTTCATGAGTTTCTACTCGCATCAAATGAAGCGCCACTGATTAAAGCTTTTGAGGGACAGGTCAACAATGCCGCTGCACATAGTAAATTATTCGATAAACTAACTGACTACTACTTTACTGGCGGTATGCCTGAAGCAGTAAGCAGCTGGTTTGCGCTAGCCAATGACGGCATACTTGAACGAATAGAGGCTGTGTCTCGTGTTCAAGCAGACCTAATATCTGGCTATCAGCGTGACTTTGGTAAGTATTCAGGCAAAGTCGATACAGGCTTGATAGAAGCGGTGTTTAACAATGTTCCATCTCAGCTTTCAGCGGTCATAGATGAGTCCGTAAAACGCTTTAAGTTTAAAGGTGTCCATGAAAGAAAGTCTCGTTACAGTGATCTAGAAAGTGCGATTACTTGGTTAGAAAGGTGCCGCTTAGTTTTAAAAAACTATCCCGTTGATGGTATGCCTAAAAGTCCACTAGCTGCCTATAAGAAAGATAATATGGTCAAACTATTCTTGTTTGACGTTGGCCTTCTTAACCATATGCTAGGGGTCAGCTACAAAGAGGTTAAGCAACAGGGTTACGAGTACAAAGGCTATGTTGCGGAAAACTTCGTTCAACAGGAGTTAGCCGTACAAGGTATTGATCCGACTTATTCATGGGGTGATGCACGCGCCGAAATAGAGTTTATTATTGCAGATGATGAAGGCCGCATTGTGCCTATTGAAGTGAAAAGCGGTAAGCGCACCAGAGCCAAGTCTTTGGAGTCATATATAACCAAGTGCCAGCCCCATAAAACAATCAAACTGACAGGTACTCAAGGCTCACCTGCAACTGAACAAACAAACCTCGTGATCCCACTCTATTTCACTGAGTTTGCCATGAAGCAACACTTAAAGAGTTAA
- a CDS encoding helix-turn-helix transcriptional regulator translates to MQINIQRQIAMLEQIPTHPRRITAHDIADKLQSRDFDVGLRTVQRELKAMHDMGLFGIVLDDRSKPFGWSIAACWRGLNLTLMDNHMALAFHTLKHSASQLLPPQSLKQLTPYFERADQVLGNDPDNPWLYWACRVAQLPKPFPFIIEQQDPQIFEAVQSALLNKRQIACQIKRVIEGKSYWIDYTPINPEGIQITDGVALLTFTIGTVEPKLFAKSIDLLRNVRLLDTPVITRSDVEIARRKAENQSELIEIELLFSPSANFIMRNLKLSENQRVEQLADGRYLVYATVEDTSGLRTLLWNMADKVEVVAPLQLRAHFTRLINKVNARYQNDAT, encoded by the coding sequence ATGCAAATCAATATCCAACGCCAAATTGCCATGCTGGAGCAAATACCTACTCACCCAAGGCGAATTACCGCCCATGACATCGCCGATAAACTGCAAAGTCGCGACTTTGATGTGGGGTTGAGAACAGTGCAACGGGAGTTAAAAGCCATGCATGATATGGGGCTTTTTGGCATAGTGCTCGATGATAGAAGCAAACCTTTTGGCTGGTCGATTGCCGCCTGTTGGCGTGGTCTTAATCTGACCTTGATGGACAATCATATGGCATTAGCGTTTCACACCCTAAAGCACAGCGCTAGCCAACTGCTGCCTCCCCAAAGCCTTAAGCAGCTGACCCCCTACTTTGAACGTGCGGATCAAGTATTAGGTAACGACCCTGATAACCCTTGGCTTTACTGGGCATGCCGTGTGGCGCAGTTACCTAAGCCTTTTCCTTTTATTATTGAGCAGCAAGATCCACAGATATTTGAAGCCGTGCAATCGGCACTGCTCAATAAGCGTCAAATTGCCTGCCAAATAAAACGGGTTATCGAAGGGAAAAGCTATTGGATTGATTACACGCCCATCAATCCCGAAGGCATTCAGATAACAGATGGCGTCGCGCTGCTGACCTTTACTATTGGCACAGTTGAACCAAAACTTTTTGCAAAGTCCATCGACTTATTACGCAATGTGCGATTACTCGATACGCCTGTAATTACTCGAAGTGATGTAGAAATTGCCCGTAGGAAAGCTGAAAACCAATCGGAGCTTATTGAGATTGAATTGCTTTTTTCTCCTTCGGCAAACTTTATCATGCGAAACTTGAAGCTAAGTGAAAACCAACGTGTTGAGCAATTAGCTGATGGAAGATATCTCGTTTATGCCACGGTGGAGGACACTTCAGGGTTAAGAACGTTATTGTGGAATATGGCTGATAAGGTAGAAGTGGTCGCTCCTCTCCAATTAAGAGCCCATTTCACTCGATTAATTAATAAGGTCAATGCTCGCTATCAAAATGATGCGACTTAG
- the ftsZ gene encoding cell division protein FtsZ: MFDLLAQTKQTPRIAVFGIGGCGCNTINQLSQSPLNDNVQLIAVNTDAQSLETSQCETRLQIGLETTKGLGAGAKPQKGHEAAQESEAQLRELIELADIIFFTGGMGGGTGTGAIPFMASIATELNKPLVVVVTTPFSFEGHQRNLLANKGVDELMQHANAVIVLPNDKLAKTLDKKVSLVNAFFESNRILQDVLLGLTTTISQSGLINIDLNDFIAVVDHQGQAAMGVAKQMPGEDLQLTINNALKNPLLEDVDLTHAKGAIVSVMASENIELSQYNFIGETLHQQLDESALVIIGLTIVPELDCELELMVIATGIQTPTEHSAVIVDASTITPQKERFTSVELLNIHEFLKEKSDSSNDDKHDLAELDTPTYTRNLNQSSAG; encoded by the coding sequence ATGTTTGACCTACTCGCACAAACCAAGCAAACACCGCGTATTGCCGTTTTCGGAATCGGGGGTTGTGGATGTAACACTATTAATCAACTTAGTCAGTCCCCTCTCAATGATAATGTACAACTTATTGCCGTCAATACGGATGCACAATCACTGGAAACCTCACAATGTGAGACTCGGTTGCAGATTGGCCTTGAAACCACCAAAGGTCTTGGAGCAGGCGCTAAGCCTCAAAAAGGTCATGAAGCGGCACAAGAATCTGAAGCCCAGCTTAGAGAACTTATCGAATTAGCAGATATCATCTTTTTCACCGGCGGTATGGGCGGTGGAACAGGCACGGGGGCGATCCCGTTTATGGCCTCTATCGCCACTGAGCTTAATAAACCATTGGTAGTCGTCGTTACTACCCCTTTCAGTTTCGAAGGACACCAAAGAAATCTTCTGGCCAATAAAGGTGTCGATGAATTAATGCAGCACGCCAATGCCGTAATAGTTTTGCCTAACGACAAACTCGCTAAAACTCTGGACAAGAAAGTCAGCCTTGTTAACGCTTTTTTTGAAAGTAACCGTATTTTGCAAGATGTATTACTGGGGTTAACCACCACCATTAGTCAATCAGGTTTGATTAATATCGATCTCAATGATTTCATTGCTGTTGTGGATCACCAGGGACAAGCCGCTATGGGAGTGGCGAAGCAAATGCCTGGGGAAGATTTGCAGCTGACTATCAATAATGCGCTTAAAAACCCATTACTGGAAGATGTTGACCTTACTCATGCAAAGGGCGCGATTGTGAGTGTGATGGCCTCTGAAAATATTGAACTGAGCCAATATAACTTTATTGGAGAAACCCTACATCAGCAATTAGATGAAAGCGCACTGGTAATTATTGGATTAACTATCGTTCCAGAGCTTGATTGCGAGCTAGAATTAATGGTGATTGCCACAGGGATTCAAACACCGACTGAGCATTCAGCAGTAATCGTGGATGCCTCGACAATAACACCTCAAAAAGAGCGATTTACTTCAGTTGAACTGCTGAATATACATGAATTTCTAAAAGAAAAGTCCGACAGTAGTAACGATGATAAACATGACTTAGCTGAACTCGACACCCCAACATATACCCGCAACTTAAATCAAAGTTCAGCGGGGTAA
- a CDS encoding UvrD-helicase domain-containing protein — protein MLPQNIEKSIPYSWFGRLYLGKPNGITLTAAGIVFTRHQSHSIPYFLKSKLLLEEVAISWDQLASPAEFTPSFLGCLLRFEAEGKLYQVSFLGYFSKSSFKKDIEILWAHAHEKKLCQLIARIEHTLANKYLRQSLLEQMQLRIQREYARWFPWCKSVDLSEDLKAALIKLSRFNSWNKTKVTQIRQQYVQSQLTKYADFFEHIESMPLTAKQRQACVIDDDNNLLLAGAGTGKTSVMVGRAGYLVASGQAQTTDILLLAYGRKAADEMDVRIKEKLGTDDIKASTFHSLGLKIIAEVEGKQPSLSPWADDEKAKDKWVQDTLENLIEDKDYRKPLFEYFSQYYYVEKSPFDFDSEGEYFEYLTANDIRTLKGERVKSFGELYIANWLFSHGIEYRYEAKYEHDVSSVDFRQYQPDFYLPEYDVYIEYYGIDEASNTAPYIDNEAYLTSMAWKRELHQQHGTACVELFYYQHKKAVLIDELEQAVTAFKVQYAPLPDEAILETLHELGRVTELAKLFSLLIGLYKSACLDAKGLEHVFNNAADPTQARKAFELLEPILHRYQQHLSANGDIDFEDMIGKALAYIETAQFVSPWRYIMVDEFQDISEPRARLVRALTQAYPPQSKTTASLFCVGDDWQAIYRFTGADVSLTTKFTAYFGATEKTYLDQTFRFNSSIGEVATQFVTQNPGQLKKDIRSKVIVTKPAVSVIKRGENEVATAANPTPNAIEQALTAISTRVLKGDDGVKYKPTVYLLSRFWFQLPDRNALRQLNHQYPNITIECQSFHASKGKEADYVVITGMKTGKHGFPSKKITPPLLDAFLPQSEDFEFAEERRLFYVALTRAKHRAYVLADMTDVSPFVIELIQQDYAIEQEEFTTSLVQSLFEDINCVRCTTGILKPRTGRFTSFYSCSHFPLCDHKEEGCALCASPMTRKRFDGFKVCLNDQCAHTTPLCSVCGADMVLRKSARGEFWGCKNYRGNNSQSRNLPGQNPQGKNGHDKNHHDNKPSCRHAVDKAKLILPN, from the coding sequence TTGTTACCACAAAACATTGAAAAAAGTATTCCTTATAGTTGGTTTGGGCGTTTGTATTTAGGTAAACCCAATGGCATTACCTTAACTGCTGCAGGCATTGTATTTACTCGTCACCAAAGTCATTCGATTCCGTATTTCTTGAAATCTAAGCTCTTGCTTGAAGAGGTGGCTATATCCTGGGATCAGCTAGCATCACCAGCTGAATTTACGCCGAGTTTTTTAGGTTGCCTATTACGATTTGAAGCCGAAGGTAAGCTTTACCAAGTTTCATTTCTAGGTTACTTCTCAAAATCATCATTCAAAAAAGATATCGAAATACTGTGGGCGCATGCCCATGAAAAAAAGCTATGCCAATTAATCGCTCGCATTGAACATACCCTGGCGAATAAATACCTACGTCAATCGTTACTTGAGCAAATGCAGTTAAGAATTCAGCGTGAATATGCCCGTTGGTTCCCTTGGTGCAAGTCAGTTGATTTATCTGAAGACCTCAAAGCTGCCTTAATCAAACTGTCTCGTTTTAATAGCTGGAATAAAACCAAAGTAACGCAAATTAGGCAGCAATATGTACAGTCGCAACTCACAAAATATGCTGATTTTTTTGAGCATATTGAATCAATGCCACTTACAGCTAAGCAACGTCAAGCTTGTGTGATTGATGATGATAATAACTTGCTCTTAGCAGGCGCTGGCACAGGAAAAACTAGCGTAATGGTTGGCCGTGCTGGTTATTTAGTGGCAAGCGGTCAAGCCCAAACTACGGATATTTTATTGTTGGCTTACGGTCGAAAAGCCGCTGACGAAATGGATGTCCGCATTAAAGAAAAACTCGGCACTGATGATATCAAAGCCAGTACCTTTCACAGTTTGGGTTTAAAGATTATTGCCGAAGTAGAAGGTAAACAACCCAGTTTGTCACCTTGGGCAGATGATGAAAAAGCCAAAGATAAATGGGTACAAGATACACTTGAAAATTTGATAGAGGATAAAGACTACCGCAAACCGCTATTTGAGTATTTCAGTCAGTATTATTACGTTGAAAAAAGCCCATTTGATTTTGATTCAGAAGGTGAGTATTTCGAATACTTAACTGCTAATGATATTCGCACACTCAAAGGCGAGCGAGTAAAGAGTTTCGGTGAGCTTTATATTGCCAATTGGCTGTTTAGTCATGGCATTGAATATCGCTATGAAGCGAAATATGAACACGATGTCAGCAGTGTTGATTTTCGGCAGTACCAGCCGGACTTTTACCTGCCTGAATATGACGTTTATATTGAATATTACGGTATAGATGAAGCCAGTAATACCGCCCCATATATTGATAATGAAGCTTATCTAACATCAATGGCGTGGAAACGTGAATTACATCAACAGCATGGTACTGCTTGTGTTGAGCTATTTTACTACCAACATAAAAAGGCGGTGTTAATCGATGAGCTTGAACAGGCTGTAACGGCATTTAAAGTGCAATATGCGCCATTACCCGATGAGGCGATACTTGAAACATTGCATGAGCTTGGGCGTGTTACTGAACTCGCTAAGTTATTTAGTCTGTTAATCGGCCTCTATAAATCAGCCTGTCTCGACGCTAAAGGTTTAGAGCATGTTTTCAATAATGCCGCTGACCCAACTCAAGCCCGCAAAGCATTTGAATTGCTAGAGCCAATTTTGCACCGCTATCAGCAACATCTATCAGCCAATGGTGATATCGACTTTGAAGATATGATTGGAAAAGCACTGGCTTATATCGAAACAGCACAATTCGTCAGTCCGTGGCGCTATATTATGGTGGATGAGTTCCAAGATATTTCAGAACCTAGAGCGCGTTTAGTAAGAGCATTAACTCAGGCTTACCCTCCACAGAGTAAAACCACAGCCTCACTATTTTGCGTCGGAGATGATTGGCAGGCCATTTATCGATTTACGGGTGCAGATGTTAGCTTAACGACAAAATTTACCGCGTATTTTGGTGCAACTGAAAAAACCTATCTTGACCAAACATTCAGGTTTAATAGCAGCATTGGCGAGGTGGCTACCCAGTTTGTGACTCAAAATCCTGGGCAACTAAAAAAGGACATTCGCTCTAAGGTGATAGTCACCAAACCTGCGGTTTCAGTTATTAAGCGCGGCGAAAATGAAGTCGCAACAGCAGCAAACCCCACTCCAAATGCAATAGAGCAAGCATTGACTGCAATCAGCACTAGAGTATTAAAGGGTGATGATGGTGTAAAATATAAGCCCACAGTGTACTTACTCAGCCGTTTTTGGTTTCAGTTACCAGATAGAAATGCCTTAAGGCAACTTAATCATCAATATCCAAACATCACCATAGAGTGCCAGTCTTTTCATGCCTCAAAAGGTAAAGAAGCAGACTATGTCGTTATCACAGGAATGAAAACAGGCAAGCATGGTTTTCCGTCCAAGAAAATAACCCCACCTTTATTAGATGCATTTTTACCGCAAAGTGAAGACTTTGAGTTTGCAGAAGAGCGGCGACTTTTTTATGTGGCATTAACCCGCGCTAAGCATCGGGCCTATGTACTCGCTGATATGACCGATGTGAGCCCGTTTGTCATCGAGCTAATTCAGCAAGACTATGCCATTGAGCAAGAAGAGTTCACCACATCATTAGTGCAAAGCCTATTTGAGGATATTAACTGTGTTCGGTGTACCACAGGAATTTTAAAACCAAGAACTGGGCGCTTTACATCATTTTATTCCTGTTCTCATTTCCCTTTGTGTGACCACAAAGAAGAAGGATGCGCGCTTTGTGCAAGCCCGATGACGCGTAAACGTTTTGATGGTTTTAAAGTCTGCCTCAATGATCAGTGTGCTCATACCACACCGCTGTGCAGTGTTTGTGGTGCTGATATGGTACTTAGGAAGAGTGCTAGAGGTGAATTCTGGGGTTGTAAAAATTATCGTGGTAACAATTCACAGAGTAGAAATTTACCAGGTCAGAATCCCCAAGGTAAGAACGGTCACGACAAGAACCATCACGATAACAAGCCAAGTTGCAGACATGCAGTGGATAAAGCAAAGCTCATATTGCCCAACTAA
- a CDS encoding LysR family transcriptional regulator: MELRHIKYFVVLAELRNFNKAASELNITQPSLSKSLQKLESLVGGKLFQRNSKNMTITLLGEMVLNHCQNIVKQHDKLKHDIAIFHGNNEDEIRIGASPIPSNCLVGPILAPFMQTCANMTIDLRVGNWQSLTEQLLQGKLDLFVAEARNSGLEDNSLLRLQALPPFSVIFCCRPEHPLVKLPRLYLPTFRDYPMAIPQLLPITVANQFEELFQLQREDFAGLIRFDQLHSIKDSIFNSNLVVLTPEIAVRNELLAGTLVQLNPQLMPQLNARFSIISLAEKTQSEAMKIFTDLLVQRANYVKESVGVNKHIQ, from the coding sequence ATGGAGTTACGTCATATAAAATACTTTGTTGTATTGGCTGAATTAAGAAATTTTAATAAGGCGGCATCTGAATTAAATATTACTCAGCCTTCTTTATCTAAAAGTTTACAAAAGCTTGAGTCATTAGTTGGTGGTAAGTTATTTCAACGAAACTCTAAAAACATGACAATCACTTTATTAGGTGAGATGGTATTAAATCATTGTCAGAATATCGTAAAACAACACGATAAATTAAAACATGATATCGCCATATTTCATGGTAATAATGAAGATGAAATTAGAATTGGTGCGAGTCCTATTCCATCCAATTGTTTGGTAGGCCCTATATTAGCGCCGTTTATGCAAACTTGTGCCAATATGACTATTGATTTAAGAGTAGGTAATTGGCAATCATTAACTGAGCAGTTACTGCAAGGGAAACTAGATTTATTTGTGGCAGAAGCTCGGAATTCCGGACTTGAAGATAACTCATTATTACGCCTGCAGGCATTACCGCCTTTCTCTGTTATTTTTTGCTGTCGTCCTGAACACCCACTGGTTAAACTGCCGAGGCTTTATCTTCCGACATTCCGTGATTATCCAATGGCAATTCCACAGTTACTGCCGATAACAGTAGCCAATCAATTTGAAGAGTTGTTCCAACTACAGCGCGAAGACTTTGCCGGTTTAATTCGTTTTGACCAACTTCATTCAATAAAAGACTCTATCTTTAATTCTAACTTAGTGGTGTTGACCCCTGAAATTGCAGTGCGTAATGAATTACTAGCGGGGACATTAGTACAGCTTAATCCACAATTGATGCCGCAACTTAATGCTAGGTTCAGCATCATCAGCTTAGCAGAAAAGACTCAAAGCGAAGCGATGAAAATCTTTACTGACCTCCTTGTGCAGCGTGCTAACTATGTAAAAGAATCAGTGGGCGTAAATAAACACATTCAATAA